Proteins encoded in a region of the Populus nigra chromosome 3, ddPopNigr1.1, whole genome shotgun sequence genome:
- the LOC133689294 gene encoding uncharacterized protein LOC133689294, producing MVIMSVSNDVFVAWEEHIICHERGSRVVHYHLKDTFGGLVLAVIGTERSIRHMTYVVSDEFLEAYGSNESINASTKWRARREVVDWLTSMVSNEGSPLHVSNAQINGSAQGSGSFGVSVTGFNASKTYLPVRMARSKLKVQNSHIKWFGAAWICAKELKHYPAFFRNGTTITVHSFVFIMAEEKGRYLGYLEDMYEDKKGQKKVKVRWFHHNQEVKGVIPQLNPHPQEVFITPNVQVISAEYIDCPATVLTPRHYDKCMAGVSHTSTSGVHMCFRQFKNNKIQPFALTKLHGYFNQAILSTLDGSIVPKKKVKYDNLYKEDEEELTHDNPTSVGSKRSRTSKEQDRLESGSGLRNWACGNQIAKCKSGYPKLKLRLSKVSMGIEFVIPQSKCSAPFKVNEKIEMLCQDSGIRGCWFRCKVLQSSQKHLKVQYEDVQYVEGSGNLEEWVPASRVAAPDKLGMRCLGRKTIRPHPQNHSTDHIFEVGAPVDAWWSDGWWEGVVSGVDISGSDCLQVYLPGEGKFLTVPRKNVRSSRDWVDNRWVDVMAKPDILHHLSADAISIIKLEARGCDTAASLEHNFVKTSRLEAIEEDEPLPGSVVSGDLKNVKEVYSRQRHGVNEKDELKTHGAVDDDDVGGDFHHEEKTNNVAIAAYVDNGGEDSSGNNTQFLLDEDLKSVNKISEAAKNFINDHPSSINR from the exons ATGGTCATTATGTCTGTTAGTAATGATGTTTTTGTGGCTTGGGAGGAGCACATTATATGCCATGAACGTGGTAGCCGTGTGGTTCATTATCACTTGAAGGATACATTTGGGGGTTTAGTTCTTGCTGTTATAGGGACTGAGAGGAGTATAAGGCACATGACATATGTAGTTTCTGACGAGTTTTTGGAAGCCTATGGGTCCAATGAGTCCATCAATGCATCTACGAAATGGAGAGCCCGGCGAGAAGTTGTGGACTGGTTGACATCAATGGTGTCAAATGAAGGATCCCCTCTACATGTTTCAA ATGCACAGATAAATGGCTCAGCTCAAGGTTCAGGATCTTTTGGAGTATCAGTGACTGGATTCAATGCTTCAAAAACCTATTTGCCAGTTCGGATG GCTCGAAGCAAATTGAAGGTTCAGAATTCACACATTAAGTGGTTTGGTGCGGCATGGATATGTGCTAAAGAACTCAAGCACTACCCAGCCTTTTTCAGAAATGGGACTACCATAACT GTCCATTCCTTCGTATTTATAATGGCTGAAGAAAAAGGCCGCTACCTTGGATACCTGGAAGATATGTATGAAGACAAAAAGGGGCAGAAGAAGGTAAAGGTGCGGTGGTTTCACCATAACCAGGAAGTCAAGGGTGTAATTCCTCAACTGAATCCACACCCCCAAGAAGTTTTCATCACACCTAATGTCCAAGTGATCAGTGCAGAGTATATTGATTGCCCAGCAACAGTCTTGACGCCCCGACATTATGATAAATGTATGGCTGGTGTTTCACATACATCAACTTCCGGTGTCCACATGTGCTTTAGGCAGTTTAAAAACAACAAGATCCAGCCGTTTGCTCTAACTAAATTGCATGGATACTTCAATCAAGCAATCCTCTCTACTTTGGATGGATCTATTGTCcctaagaaaaaggttaagtaCGATAATCTGTACAAGGAAGACGAGGAAGAATTGACCCATGATAACCCTACCAGTGTAGGTAGCAAGAGAAGTAGAACATCCAAGGAGCAAGACAGACTTGAGAGTGGATCAGGTCTCAGAAACTGGGCCTGTGGAAACCAGATAGCAAAATGTAAATCAGGATACCCGAAACTGAAGCTACGGTTATCAAAGGTTTCCATGGGAATTGAGTTTGTTATACCCCAGTCCAAATGTTCTGCTCCTTTCAAAGTGAATGAAAAGATAGAGATGCTCTGCCAAGATAGTGGGATTCGAGGCTGCTGGTTTAGATGTAAGGTGTTGCAGTCCTCTCAGAAGCATCTGAAAGTTCAATATGAAGATGTCCAGTATGTGGAGGGATCTGGAAATCTAGAG GAATGGGTCCCTGCTTCCAGAGTGGCTGCTCCTGATAAACTTGGCATGAGATGTTTAGGTCGCAAGACAATCCGGCCACATCCTCAAAATCATTCTACTGACCATATTTTTGAGGTTGGAGCCCCAGTTGATGCATGGTGGAGTGATGGATGGTGGGAGGGTGTTGTATCGGGAGTTGACATCTCTGGGAGTGATTGCCTGCAAGTTTACCTCCCTG GTGAAGGCAAGTTCCTGACTGTCCCAAGGAAGAATGTGAGGAGTTCCCGAGATTGGGTTGATAACAGATGGGTTGATGTAATGGCAAAGCCTGATATACTCCATCATCTATCTGCAGATGCCATTTCTATTATCAAGCTTGAGGCACGAGGTTGTGATACTGCTGCATCACTGGAGCACAATTTTGTCAAAACTTCCAGACTTGAAGCTATTGAAGAAGATGAACCCTTACCTGGTTCAGTTGTGTCTGGTGATCTCAAAAATGTTAAGGAGGTCTATTCGAGACAGAGGCATGGTGTAAATGAGAAGGATGAACTAAAAACACATGGagctgttgatgatgatgatgttggtgGTGATTTTCATCATGAGGAGAAAACGAACAATGTTGCTATCGCAGCTTATGTTGACAATGGTGGTGAAGATAGCTCTGGCAATAACACACAGTTTCTTTTGGACGAAGATCTTAAATCTGTTAACAAGATAAGTGAAGCAgcaaaaaactttataaacGATCACCCAAGTTCCATTAATAGATGA
- the LOC133689295 gene encoding transcriptional adapter ADA2b-like → MGRSRGNFHSNDEDPSQRSRRKKNAASGDNSESLLAGQGSGDGKRALYHCNYCNKDITGKTRIKCAMCPDFDLCLECFSVGAEVTPHKSNHPYRVMDNLSFPLICPDWNADEEILLLEGIEMYGLGNWAEIAEHVGTKSKDTCIEHYNSVYMQSQYFPLPDMSLVVGKNRKELLAMAKGYSEDKKGAAMLGDLTLKEESPFSPSRVKVEDMHKGGSSGRLSTLNSEVESAGRPTTTNSAATAANKKASSIARVKDGPNVVKVEDPQVDRNAKGKKPNSSGSEGPSLMELSGYNPKRQEFDPEYDNDAEQLLAEMEFKDTDTEEERELKLRVLHIYSKRLDERKRRKDFILERNLLQPSPFEKDLTPEERALCRRYDPFMRFHSKEEHEELLQVVVEEHRMLKRIEELKEAQAAGCRTAAEADRYLEQKRKKEAEENSSRLKDNALVGPSNHGAPNAFIPSESVRKDSSTRPVGQGSASYANGLDTTGFYETQLLSETEKRLCREIHLPPPVYLKMQEIMTKEIFSGNITKKLDAHPLFKIEASKVDRVYDILVKKGIAQP, encoded by the exons GCCAAGGAAGTGGTGATGGGAAAAGGGCATTATACCATTGCAATTATTGCAATAAAGATATAACAGGGAAGACCCGTATCAAATGCGCTATGTGCCCTGATTTTGACCTATGCTTAGAGTGCTTCTCTGTAGGAGCTGAGGTTACACCTCATAAAAGCAATCACCCTTACAGGGTTATG GATAATTTATCTTTCCCGCTTATTTGCCCTGATTGGAATGCAGATGAAGAAATACTGCTTCTAGAG GGAATTGAAATGTATGGATTGGGGAACTGGGCTGAAATTGCTGAGCACGTGGGGACAAAGAGTAAAGACACATGTATTGAACACTATAATAGTGTTTACATGCAATCCCAGTACTTCCCTCTCCCG gACATGTCGCTTGTTGTTGGGAAAAATAGAAAGGAACTTCTTGCTATGGCCAAGGGATATAGTGAGGACAAAAAAG GTGCTGCTATGCTTGGGGATCTTACTTTGAAGGAAGAATCTCCATTTTCTCCTTCAAGAGTGAA AGTCGAAGATATGCATAAAGGAGGTTCCTCTGGCCGATTATCAACATTAAACTCAG AGGTAGAATCTGCTGGCCGTCCTACTACCACAAACTCTGCAGCAACAGCTGCTAATAAGAAGGCATCTAGCATTGCTCGGGTTAAAGATGGACCTAATGTTGTTAAAGTGGAAG ATCCTCAGGTGGACCGAAATGCTAAAGGGAAGAAACCGAATTCCTCTGGGAGTGAGGGTCCATCTTTAATGGAGTTGAGCGGTTATAACCCCAAGAGGCAGGAGTTTGATCCCGAATATGATAATGATGCTGAGCAGTTGCTAGCTGAGATGGAATTTAAAGATACTGACACTGAGGAAGAGCGGGAGCTGAAATTGCGAGTGCTGCATATATATTCAAAGCG GCTCGATGAGAGAAAGCGCAGAAAAGATTTCATACTAGAAAGAAATCTGCTGCAACCAAGTCCTTTTGAAAAGGACTTGACTCCAGAAGAGAGGGCGTTATGTCGGCGTTATGACCCTTTCATGCGTTTTCATTCCAAGGAAGAGCATGAGGAATTGCTTCAGGTTGTTGTCGAAGAGCATCGGATGCTGAAAAGGATCGAAGAGCTGAAG GAAGCTCAAGCAGCTGGTTGCCGCACAGCAGCTGAGGCGGACAGGTACCTTGAGcagaagaggaaaaaagaagccGAGGAAAATTCCAGTAGACTGAAAGACAATGCTCTGGTTGGTCCTAGCAATCATGGTGCTCCCAATGCATTTATTCCTTCAGAGTCTGTTAGGAAGGATTCGAGTACTAGACCTGTAGGACAGGGCTCTGCTAGCTATGCCAATGGTTTGGACACAACAGGCTTTTATGAAACGCAGCTACTATCTGAAACT GAAAAACGGCTATGCCGTGAGATTCACCTACCTCCTCCTGTCTACCTCAAGATGCAAGAGATCATGACCAAAGAGATCTTCAGCGGTAACATCACTAAGAAATTGGATGCTCACCCCTTGTTCAAGATTGAAGCAAGCAAAGTTGATAGGGTGTATGATATACTTGTGAAGAAGGGGATTGCTCAACCTTGA
- the LOC133688818 gene encoding uncharacterized protein LOC133688818 encodes MKTMRSKFHLLGCTNLTHPTSNSPAFIPIRAKPHLQHPTYPSVILAKTAAGTSRKTLACPTRNYAATKRIDKSTVLLEFTPIKQELPKIEHSRFLVLGAVSVGIVWFLMAMDDQKALALGPEGPLMEEFWENVRRYALYALTVSTGALYTIFEPIGELLKNPITAVLILLIFGGSFYVLSQVLSVMLGVSEFNYDYSY; translated from the coding sequence ATGAAGACCATGAGATCCAAATTTCACCTCCTGGGATGCACCAATCTCACCCACCCAACTTCAAATTCTCCGGCTTTCATTCCAATCAGAGCCAAACCCCATCTTCAGCATCCCACGTATCCATCCGTAATACTTGCGAAAACAGCTGCAGGTACATCAAGAAAAACTTTAGCATGTCCTACGAGAAATTATGCTGCAACAAAGCGCATAGACAAGTCAACAGTATTGCTTGAATTCACACCTATAAAACAGGAACTCCCAAAAATTGAGCATTCAAGGTTTCTTGTTCTGGGAGCTGTGTCTGTTGGAATTGTGTGGTTTCTGATGGCCATGGATGATCAGAAGGCATTGGCTTTAGGTCCTGAAGGGCCTCTAATGGAAGAGTTTTGGGAGAACGTGAGGAGGTATGCACTTTATGCATTAACTGTAAGCACAGGTGCTCTTTACACAATCTTCGAACCTATAGGGGAATTGCTCAAGAACCCCATTACTGCAGTGCTCATTCTTCTTATCTTTGGAGGCAGTTTCTATGTTCTTTCTCAAGTGCTTTCTGTCATGCTTGGTGTCTCtgaatttaattatgattattcatACTAG